A window of Planctomycetota bacterium contains these coding sequences:
- a CDS encoding type II toxin-antitoxin system HicB family antitoxin gives MKRAFDVIVQRGSDGIFVAEVPALPGCYTQAPTLEELEVRVREVIELCLEDEEPESPDFIAVQRVLGEA, from the coding sequence ATGAAGCGAGCCTTCGACGTCATCGTGCAACGTGGTTCCGACGGCATCTTCGTCGCTGAAGTTCCTGCGCTGCCAGGTTGCTACACACAAGCACCGACTCTTGAGGAACTCGAGGTTCGGGTCCGTGAGGTCATCGAGCTCTGCCTCGAAGACGAAGAACCCGAATCGCCAGATTTCATCGCCGTTCAACGCGTGCTGGGTGAAGCATGA